Proteins found in one Triticum aestivum cultivar Chinese Spring chromosome 4D, IWGSC CS RefSeq v2.1, whole genome shotgun sequence genomic segment:
- the LOC123098424 gene encoding uncharacterized protein, whose amino-acid sequence MMCTDGLSDAEIGILHALHWPDGTRKKSSKGNAEHRNISLLVQALLDKYNEDHHLLGDFAYELDDVVIFREFVEGEKVTRFYHINLATKTKGEDGLQSGVNNLFSAEVRQIKGENVYVLSCLCMVKPTDSGQCYGCLSYGNVDLKHPVDTDKYKGGHTAPRSPCCGFDLRCDVIPGLDVPECIEDEEARLAKEEARLRYIYKCPAPAKLDGARVRAGLAKREDGGLTKGECGQGSAKYIVPARRRLLV is encoded by the exons ATGAT GTGCACAGATGGGCTTTCGGATGCTGAGATTGGTATATTACATGCCCTTCACTGGCCTGATGGCACAAGGAAGAAATCTTCTAAAGGCAATGCGGAACATAGGAATATCAGCTTATTGGTTCAAGCGTTACTAGACAAATACAATGAAGATCATCATCTTTTGGGG GATTTTGCATATGAACTTGATGATGTTGTTATCTTCCGAGAATTTGTTGAGGGGGAGAAAGTGACTAGGTTCTATCATATCAATCTGGCTACAAAAACCAAAGGAGAAGATGGTTTGCAGAGTGGCGTCAACAATCTATTTTCTGCTGAAGTCAGACAAATTAAAGGAGAAAATGTATATGTACTCAGTTGTTTATGCATGGTTAAACCTACTGACAGTG GCCAATGCTATGGTTGCTTGAGTTATGGAAATGTTGATTTGAAGCACCCTGTTGATACTGATAAATACAAAGGTGGCCACACTGCCCCGCGCTCACCATGTTGCGGTTTTGATCTACGGTGTGATGTTATCCCTGGCCTAGATGTACCTGAATGCATCGAGGATGAGGAGGCTAGGCTGGCGAAGGAGGAGGCTAGGTTAAGATATATATACAAG TGCCCTGCTCCGGCAAAATTGGATGGTGCAAGAGTGCGTGCTGGTTTGGCAAAGAGAGAGGATGGTGGTTTGACCAAGGGAGAGTGTGGCCAGGGAAGCGCGAAATACATTGTGCCTGCTAGGCGTCGTCTGCTGGTTTGA